The following proteins are co-located in the Cryptococcus neoformans var. grubii H99 chromosome 1, complete sequence genome:
- a CDS encoding D-3-phosphoglycerate dehydrogenase, translated as MAISPSTKGQNGILNGVANGHHINVTNGTSETHAKPRVFALDPLHSEALTLAEKHFDLVLPGDEEGDQWREKAQGLLVRGSYVTAEDLERATSMKGGKLRYISKQGTGVDKIDIANAKKLGIPVMNTPGVNAQAVAELAFGMMISLARQTPSIDCRIRKGASVTKLDGWKGQMLYGKTLGVIGGGNIGLLVAKMFAGAFSGKIVLYDPYLKSLDTWHSAIPTASIHKVSEINELLTASDIVTIHVPLTPSTENLISAPQFKIMKPTAILINTARGGIINEEDLAQALLNEEIFAAGLDAFTAEPPSLARYPDLCASERVLMLPHIGAACESVQQATCLAMVQNLINAFEGKVENRVC; from the exons ATGGCAATCTCCCCCTCAACCAAAGGTCAAAACGGCATCCTCAACGGCGTTGCAAATGGACATCACATAAATGTTACCAACGGCACgagcgaaactcatgcgAAGCCCAGAGTCTTCGCCCTcgatcctcttcattctgAAGCTTTGACACTCGCTGAGAAGCATTTTGACCTGGTGCTTCCcggcgatgaagagggggaTCAATGGCGAGAGAAAGCCCAAGGCTTGCTAGTTCGAGGCTCATACGTCACTGCTGAAGATTTGGAAAGAGCCACTTCAATGAAGGGCGGGAAATTGAGATACATCTCCAAGCAGGGTACCGGAGTGGACAAGATTGATATTGCGAATGCCAAAAAACTGGGAATTCCTGTCATGAACACTCCTGGAGTGAAT GCTCAGGCGGTAGCAGAGCTTGCTTTTggaatgatgatatc CTTGGCACGGCAAACGCCCTCAATTGACTGCAGGATACGGAAGGGCGCCTCGGTGACGAAGCTAGACGGATGGAAAGGACAAATGCTGTACGGAAAGACGCTGGGCGTGATCG GTGGTGGAAATATCGGCCTGCTAGTCGCGAAAATGTTTGCTGGCGCATTCTCAGGCAAAATTGTGCTTTACGACCCATACCTCAAATCTCTAGACACTTGGCACTCGGCCATACCCACCGCTTCAATCCACAAGGTCTCAGAGATAAACGAGCTTTTAACGGCAAGCGATATTGTAACGATCCACGTCCCGCTTACTCCCTCGACGGAAAATTTGATTTCGGCGCCCCAATTCAAGATCATGAAGCCAACTGCGATCCTGATCAATACTGCCCGAGGCGGCATCATcaatgaggaagatctGGCCCAAGCGCTTCTTAACGAAGAGATCTTTGCGGCGGGTCTTGATGCTTTCACCGCGGAGCCTCCGAGCTTGGCGAGGTATCCGGATTTGTGCGCTAGTGAGCGAGTGTTGATGCT GCCGCATATCGGAGCTGCATGCGAATCGGTTCAGCAGGCTACGTGTCTCGCGATGGTTCAAAATCTCATCAATGCCTTTGAAGGCAAGGTCGAGAATCGGGTATGTTAA
- a CDS encoding D-3-phosphoglycerate dehydrogenase: MSNFYPPPRVVTARTFSSVPITLWSTKTTDWLPGSGAPPKIFLEGPATDTQGNLFVVDVPYGRILRCELKSREWEVLADFDGEANGLALNEEGELIVADYKNGLMKCDPRTGKVDPILLRRNMERFKGLNDVIVARNGDIYFTDQGQTGMTDQTGLVYRLSPNGKLDTLLCNGISPNGLVLNPEETVLYVAMTRDNSVWRLPLHSDGTTTKAAKFFTSFGIAGPDGLTVDEEGNLFICHPSLLSIFVVTKHGIPLARIVPPGEHGTSVTNCIFGSTKEDRNRLYFTDSTIGRICYVDWHCKGATPLRASAR; the protein is encoded by the exons ATGTCAAACTTTTATCCACCACCTAGGGTCGTCACTGCGAGGACATTCTCCAGTGTCCCCATCACGCTCTGGTCGACCAAGACCACCGATTGGCTTCCTG GCTCAGGCGCACCTCCCAAAATTTTTCTTGAGGGTCCGGCAACCGATACACAGGGAAATCTATTCGTGGTTGACGTCCCCTACGGTCGGATACTGCGGTGTGAACTGAAAAGTCGGGAGTGGGAAGTGTTGGCGGATTTCGACGGGGAAGCAAATGGACTGGCATTGAATGAAGAGGGGGAGCTGATTGTTGCGGATTACAAGAATGGTCTG ATGAAATGTGATCCAAGAACGGGAAAAGTTGACCCAATTCTGCTGAGGAGAAATATGGAGCGCTTCAAAGGACTAAACGATGTGATCGTAGCCAGGAACGGTGACATCT ATTTCACGGATCAGGGCCAAACGGGCATGACAGATCAGACGGGCTTGGTGTACCGCTTGTCTCCCAACGGAAAATTGGATACGCTCTTATGTAACGGTATCAGCCCAAACGGACTTGTTTTGAATCCCGAGGAGACT GTCCTGTACGTCGCAATGACGAGGGACAACAGCGTCTGGCGACTACCACTGCACTCTGATGGTACGACGACCAAAGCCGCGAAATTCT TCACCTCATTTGGGATCGCGGGACCTGACGGGCTCACAgtcgacgaagaaggtaaCCTGTTCATCTGCCATCCTTCACTTCTGTCAATATTCGTCGTTACGAAGCACGGAATCCCTCTAGCACGAATCGTTCCGCCCGGGGAACATGGGACCAGTGTGACAAACTGCATCTTTGGTAGTACGAAAGAGGATAGGAATAGGCTATACTTCACCGATAGTACAATTGGCAGAATCTGCTACGTCGATTGGCACTGCAAGGGTGCCACTCCCCTGCGCGCGTCGGCGAGGTGA
- a CDS encoding D-3-phosphoglycerate dehydrogenase, variant, with translation MSNFYPPPRVVTARTFSSVPITLWSTKTTDWLPGSGAPPKIFLEGPATDTQGNLFVVDVPYGRILRCELKSREWEVLADFDGEANGLALNEEGELIVADYKNGLMKCDPRTGKVDPILLRRNMERFKGLNDVIVARNGDIYFTDQGQTGMTDQTGLVYRLSPNGKLDTLLCNGISPNGLVLNPEETVLYVAMTRDNSVWRLPLHSDGTTTKAAKFFDEEGNLFICHPSLLSIFVVTKHGIPLARIVPPGEHGTSVTNCIFGSTKEDRNRLYFTDSTIGRICYVDWHCKGATPLRASAR, from the exons ATGTCAAACTTTTATCCACCACCTAGGGTCGTCACTGCGAGGACATTCTCCAGTGTCCCCATCACGCTCTGGTCGACCAAGACCACCGATTGGCTTCCTG GCTCAGGCGCACCTCCCAAAATTTTTCTTGAGGGTCCGGCAACCGATACACAGGGAAATCTATTCGTGGTTGACGTCCCCTACGGTCGGATACTGCGGTGTGAACTGAAAAGTCGGGAGTGGGAAGTGTTGGCGGATTTCGACGGGGAAGCAAATGGACTGGCATTGAATGAAGAGGGGGAGCTGATTGTTGCGGATTACAAGAATGGTCTG ATGAAATGTGATCCAAGAACGGGAAAAGTTGACCCAATTCTGCTGAGGAGAAATATGGAGCGCTTCAAAGGACTAAACGATGTGATCGTAGCCAGGAACGGTGACATCT ATTTCACGGATCAGGGCCAAACGGGCATGACAGATCAGACGGGCTTGGTGTACCGCTTGTCTCCCAACGGAAAATTGGATACGCTCTTATGTAACGGTATCAGCCCAAACGGACTTGTTTTGAATCCCGAGGAGACT GTCCTGTACGTCGCAATGACGAGGGACAACAGCGTCTGGCGACTACCACTGCACTCTGATGGTACGACGACCAAAGCCGCGAAATTCT tcgacgaagaaggtaaCCTGTTCATCTGCCATCCTTCACTTCTGTCAATATTCGTCGTTACGAAGCACGGAATCCCTCTAGCACGAATCGTTCCGCCCGGGGAACATGGGACCAGTGTGACAAACTGCATCTTTGGTAGTACGAAAGAGGATAGGAATAGGCTATACTTCACCGATAGTACAATTGGCAGAATCTGCTACGTCGATTGGCACTGCAAGGGTGCCACTCCCCTGCGCGCGTCGGCGAGGTGA
- a CDS encoding high-affinity nicotinic acid transporter, translating into MTDISQYQDNKDHPEHFESDVGPIEVPIRDEYEPAFIRKTMRKLDFTLLPILTLMYLCSSLDKSNLGNAKTLGMIKDIGGDTTGDKYALLNALYYVSYAPFMVPLALLGKRTRMAKLLTICAICWGISATCFAAVQNFSGAYACRFLIGFGEAGFVPLIQVYLSRFYTRRQLGTRVGIWLAMAPMGGFFNGIIAYGVAFINGRHLKSWQILFLIEGGATFLIAVIAFIMLPEDIVRCRWLSQRQKDYLIYERSLSMAPESNEVNWKHVKGTFIRWQQIVPVFMNMCQQITGALFSAFLPTFLSENGFEGANAQIATLAPYGSAAVCMIIASMLSDRYRNRGWPTQFGWWLSIIAFGIYLGAPYTNRSARIAALIIGETGHYIATPLIVTWTANNAGSESRRAVAVPLAVSCAQAVAVGSGYLFPAKDKPVYQMGSAVVLGLSIAGSLFTFLYQGLIWRENKKRDKAEGGPPESDFVAETNVHADDAPGFRYMP; encoded by the exons ATGACCGATATCTCTCAATATCAAGACAACAAGGATCACCCAGAACATTTTGAGAGTGATGTTGGGCCAATCGAGGTTCCCATCAGGGACGAGTACGAACCTGCTTTCATCCGCAAGACGATGCGAAAG CTTGACTTCACCCTTTTGCCCATCCTCACCTTGATGTACCTCTGCTCATCTCTTGACAAGAGTAATCTGGGAAACGCAAAGACACTCGGAATGATCAAGGACATCGGGGGCGACACGACCGGCGATAAGTACGCCCTGCTCAATGCCTTATATTATGTCAGCTACGCTCCATTCA TGGTGCCTCTCGCACTGTTGGGTAAACGAACACGGATGGCAAAACTGCTAACGATCTGTGCGATTTGCTGGGGCATCTCCGCGACTTGCTTTGCCGCAGTGCAAAACTTTAGCGGTGCCTATGCTTGCCGATTTCTAATTGGTTTCGGAG AGGCGGGTTTCGTACCGCTCATCCAAGTTTATCTTTCGAGGTTCTACACCCGACGTCAATTGGGCACTCGAGTGGGTATCTGGCTTGCAATGGCCCCAATGGG CGGGTTTTTTAATGGTATTATTGCATACGGTGTGGCATTCATCAACGGTCGGCACCTCAAATCGTGGCAAATCCTTTTTTTGATCGAGGGAGGAGCAACCTTCTTGATCGCCGTCATCGCTTTCATCATGCTGCCAGAGGACATCGTCCGATGCCGATGGTTATCCCAGAGACAAAAAGACTATC TCATATATGAAAGGTCATTGTCCATGGCCCCAGAATCCAATGAGGTGAATTGGAAACATGTCAAAGGCACTTTCATCCGATGGCAACAAATCGTTC CCGTCTTCATGAACATGTGTCAGCAAATCACCGGTGCACTATTCTCggccttccttcccaccTTCTTATCGGAAAACGGTTTCGAAGGCGCCAACGCTCAAATTGCTACTTTGGCTCCGTACGGTTCCGCCGCTGTG TGCATGATCATCGCATCTATGCTTTCGGATAGATACCGCAACAGAGGGTGGCCCACACAATTCGGCTGGTGGTTGTCAATCATCGCTTTCGGAATCTATCTCGGTGCTCCTTACACCAACCGATCTGCAAGAATTGCTGCATTGATCATCGGTGAGACCGGTCATTATA TTGCGACTCCATTAATCGTCACTTGGACTGCTAACAATGCGGGAAGTGAATCTCGACGTGCCGTGGCAGTGCCTCTTGCCGTATCATGCGCTCAAGCCGTAGC TGTTGGGTCAGGCTACCTGTTCCCCGCTAAAGACAAGCCTGTCTACCAGATGGGGTCAGCCGTCGTTTTAGGACTGTCCATTGCCGGGTCTCTCTTTACTTTCCTTTACCAAGGTTTGATCTGGAGAGAGAACAAGAAAAGGGATAAGGCGGAAGGAGGCCCGCCAGAATCCGACTTCGTTGCCGAAACCAATGTCCATGCCGATGATGCTCCTGGATTCCGATACATGCCATGA
- a CDS encoding transcriptional activator yields MSPQQRGSSPEVSVSPVTPGNISTSTTNANSAATSFNGAAPQAVSGSSTSGSQAPSHGRKRRKVTRTRLGCFTCRKRRKLCDMIKPVCQACTRLKIECSWPSESASKSPRSSSQRQSQTSTVNKSPSITPTNLDNITHSISPYMPYRPTSTILSHSYTPSRASAPSTAVAQPLSASNTLEDFTRIFGHIEEDRSGLPMDEQTVRPYAVYNVSAVPDLDLPPELNTEAELMDWLNGSCSLDESTLQLWAADCLTAPTTQTFNAFDSLNNLLQSTPPSHDHVDATHPVPSPHPSEPQPPQPISHPESSRQSPSHFHSPSRRSDRGTPTRQSQTALLHYFHGSLASLVSCTGDSSSNAFEAFTKLSNMTAGQGSAGQGLHLSILAWAARHAVNRGLVKYEAASEKFSSQSTTLVNKRMRDLFDRDGNERSSGEMPSHEKNREYMTLLAANLMLMQFKICRGDIWGFDTVVRHLTALVPFVFRTEKDFQAESMHHQFFENVLYHDVLGSFILNRAPMVPTSLVSHYCSFNLEALNTLTGASLPLFSTMHRLAALVRQRRGRRGKGWSDQNLLDGMQRAMELEKDLTNEKKRLDALLLVKPHVKPHGYLHEAFRTTCLIQLHHDVLCEPPSSLHIRLLVRQSLSLLETMIDQNLPGLCSAHWVIFLTALCCVAEGQDEAQLDDRERVERIYDDILHEYGFLNVERSRKIVHEVWARNQGGQLHMDWLDLLEEYDWEIFVV; encoded by the exons ATGTCGCCACAACAACGAGGGTCGTCGCCCGAGGTGTCGGTTTCTCCTGTCACCCCTGGAAACATTTCGACATCTACTACGAATGCGAACTCTGCCGCTACTTCATTTAACGGCGCAGCACCCCAAGCTGTATCTGGATCATCGACAAGCGGAAGCCAAGCACCGAGTCAtgggagaaaaaggcggAAGGTTACACGGACTCGATTGGGATGTTTTACATGCCGCAAAAGGAGAAAGCTCTGTGATATGATAAAACCTGTCTGTCAGGCGTGTACCCGATTGAAGATT GAATGTAGCTGGCCCTCAGAATCAGCTTCCAAGTCTCCTCGATCATCTTCACAAAGGCAATCTCAAACGTCAACTGTCAACAAATCACCTTCCATTACCCCTACAAACCTCGACAACATAACCCATAGTATATCTCCGTACATGCCTTACCGCCCAACTTCTACAATACTGTCCCATTCGTACACGCCTTCGCGAGCTTCTGCTCCGAGTACTGCTGTTGCTCAGCCACTTTCAGCGTCCAATACCCTGGAGGATTTCACTCGTATCTTTGGGCATATAGAAGAAGATCGGTCCGGATTGCCAATGGATGAACAAACTGTTCGTCCCTATGCTGTGTATAATGTGTCTGCAGTTCCAGATCTTGATCTACCGCCGGAACTGAACACAGAAGCTGAGTTGATGGATTGGTTAAATGGTAGTTGCAGCCTTGACGAG TCTACGCTCCAACTATGGGCCGCTGATTGTCTAACAGCACCCACTACGCAAACGTTTAACGCCTTCGACTCCCTCAACAACCTTTTGCAATCTACACCCCCCTCCCACGATCACGTTGACGCGACTCATCCGGTTCCATCCCCTCATCCTTCCGAACCTCAGCCTCCTCAACCCATTTCTCATCCCGAATCCAGTCGTCAGTCCCCTTCACATTTTCATTCCCCATCTCGACGTAGCGATCGAGGCACTCCGACACGCCAATCCCAAACCGCCCTCTTACACTATTTCCACGGTTCTCTCGCTAGCCTTGTTTCCTGTACTGGGGACTCTTCCTCAAATGCCTTTGAAGCATTTACAAAGCTTTCAAATATGACCGCTGGGCAAGGATCGGCCGGTCAGGGGTTACATCTGTCTATCCTTGCGTGGGCGGCTCGACACGCTGTGAATAGAGGACTTGTAAAGTACGAAGCGGCAAGTGAAAAGTTCAGTTCGCAGTCGACAACATTGGTGAATAAAAGAATGAGAGATTTGTTTGATAGAGACGGTAATGAGAGAAGCAGCGGGGAAATGCCTAGTCATGAAAAGAATAGAGAGTATATGACATTATTGGCGGCTAACCTGATGCTGATGCAATtcaag ATATGCAGAGGTGATATATGGGGATTCGACACTGTGGTTCGGCATTTGACCGCACTCGTACCATTTGTCTTTCGGACAGAGAAAGATTTCCAAGCCGAATCAATGCATCACCAGTT CTTCGAGAATGTCCTATACCATGACGTTCTG GGCTCATTCATTCTCAATCGCGCCCCCATGGTCCCCACCTCCCTGGTTAGCCACTACTGCAGTTTTAATCTTGAAGCTCTTAATACCCTTACTGGCGCCAGCTTACCGCTTTTCTCCACTATGCATCGCCTTGCAGCTCTAGTGCGAcaacgaagaggaaggagaggtaAGGGTTGGAGTGACCAAAATTTGCTTGATGGGATGCAGCGAGCGAtggagctggagaaggatcTAAcgaatgaaaagaagagacttGATGCGCTCTTACTTG TCAAACCACATGTCAAGCCCCATGGTTACTTGCACGAAGCATTCCGAACGACATGTCTCATCCAACTCCACCACGACGTCCTCTGCGAACCCCCTTCATCCCTGCACATTCGCCTCCTCGTCCGGCAATCCCTTTCATTGCTTGAAACAATGATAGATCAAAACTTGCCAGGGCTATGTTCAGCTCACTGGGTGATCTTCCTGACGGCGTTGTGCTGTGTTGCCGAAGGACAGGATGAAGCCCAGTTGGATGATCGCGagagggtggagaggatATATGATGATATCTT ACACGAGTACGGGTTTCTCAACGTTGAACGATCACGGAAAATTGTCCATGAAGTTTGGGCGAGAAATCAGGGCGGACAATTGCATATGGATTGGTTAGATCTTTTGGAAGAGTATGATTGGGAAATCTTTGTTGTTTGA